The following coding sequences are from one Vibrio syngnathi window:
- a CDS encoding nitrogenase-stabilizing/protective protein NifW: MNQSEFQQKIASFTSIEQALDYFEIGFDSKFIEQNRIELVKRFNGYLILSKPDDWFSGRRALKNAYCKVQRSKLDRYTRSACRGCTTCQRR, encoded by the coding sequence AAAAATAGCGAGTTTTACTTCGATTGAACAAGCGCTTGATTACTTTGAAATTGGATTTGATAGCAAGTTCATCGAGCAAAATAGAATAGAGCTTGTAAAGCGCTTCAATGGTTATCTGATCCTGTCAAAGCCGGATGATTGGTTTTCTGGAAGAAGAGCGCTGAAAAATGCCTATTGTAAGGTGCAACGCAGTAAGCTGGATCGCTACACACGATCAGCCTGTCGTGGTTGCACGACTTGCCAGCGTCGATAG